The genomic window GGCTTCCTGAGCCGCGACGACCGTGCGGTCGAGCGCAAGAAGGCCGGTCTGAAGAAGGCCCGCAAGGCCCCGCAGTACAGCAAGCGCTAAATCGCCTGCTGTCCTGTCTTCAGGGCATGCGTTCGCCCCGGTGGCACTCCGTGCTGCCGGGGCGTTTCCCTATACCAGGGGATGGTGCCCGGGGCGATCCCCCGGGCGTACAACGGCACGAAGGCCCTCGGGGGCCCCTCGTTTTCGGAGCATTTTCGGAGGACACCAGTGGGACGACTCTTCGGCACGGACGGTGTGCGCGGTGTCGCCAACGCGGATCTGACGGCGGAGCTCGCGCTCGGTCTGTCGGTCGCCGCGGCGCACGTACTCGCCGAGGCGGGCACGTTTGAGGGCCATCGGCCGACGGCGGTGGTCGGGCGTGATCCCCGCGCATCCGGAGAGTTCCTGGAGTCCGCCGTCGTGGCGGGTCTCGCGAGCGCGGGCGTGGACGTCCTGCGCGTCGGTGTGCTGCCCACCCCCGCGGTGGCGTACCTCACCGGCGCGCTGGGCGCCGACCTCGGCGTGATGCTGTCCGCGAGCCACAACGCCATGCCCGACAACGGGATCAAGTTCTTCGCGCGCGGCGGCCACAAGCTCGCGGACGAGCTGGAGGACCGGATCGAGGCCGTCTACGAGGAGCACCGCACCGGCGCGCCCTGGGACCGTCCGACGGGTGCCGGCGTCGGCCGAGTGCACGACTACGACGAGGGCTTCGACAAGTACGTCGCCCATCTGATCGCGGTCCTGCCGAACCGGCTCGACGGGCTCAAGGTCGTCCTCGACGAGGCGCACGGCGCCGCGGCCCGGGTCTCGCCCGAGGCGTTCGCGCGAGCCGGGGCGGAGGTCGTCACGATCGGCGCCGAGCCGGACGGCCTCAACATCAACGACAACTGCGGCTCCACCCACCTGGACCTGCTCAAGGCCGCGGTCGTCGACCACCAGGCCGACTTCGGCATCGCCCACGACGGCGACGCCGACCGCTGCCTCGCCGTGGACGCGGCGGGCAACGAGGTCGACGGCGACCAGATCCTGGCCGTGCTGGCCCTGGCCATGCGCGAGGCGGGCACGCTGCGCGGGGACACGGTCGTGGCGACCGTCATGTCGAACCTCGGCTTCAAGCTGGCCATGGAGCGCGAGGGTGTGGCGCTCGTGCAGACCGCGGTCGGCGACCGGTACGTCCTGGAGTCGATGAAGGAGCACGGCTTCGCGCTGGGCGGCGAGCAGTCCGGCCATGTGATCGTGCTGGACCACGCGACGACGGGTGACGGGACGCTCACCGGTCTGATGCTGGCGGCACGGGTCGTGGCGACGGGACGCTCGCTGGCCGACCTCGCCTCCGTGATGGACCGGCTTCCGCAGGTCCTGATCAACGTCCCCGACGTGGACAGGGCGAGGGTGTCGACGTCGGCGGAGCTGGCGACGGCGGTCGCCGACGCGGAGCAGGAGCTCGGTGCCACGGGCCGGGTGCTGCTGCGCCCGTCCGGTACGGAGCCTCTCGTGCGCGTCATGGTCGAGGCCGCGGACATCGAGCAGGCCCGCTCGGTGGCCGGCCGCCTGGCCGACGCGGTGAAGTCGGCACTGGGCTAGGCGCTGGGCCAGGAAAACCAGGCACCGGGCCGGCAGACCGTCGGCCCTGGGCCGACAAGGGGCTGTTGCCGCCGCCGTCCGAGGGAAGGACGGGTGTCGCGGCGCAGGGCCCGGGCGCACGGCTCCTACGTTCGACCGGTATGACGGACGTATTTGGTGACCGCGCATCCGGGCCCACCCGTCGCTCGGCGCTCGCCGGGCTCGTCGGCGGGGCCGGTGCCGTGCTGGCCGCCGGCTGCACACCGTCGGGGGTGTCGCCGGCGAACGCGCCCACCCCCGCCGGTACGGCGTCGCCCTCCGCCCCGGCGGGCGGTCCCACACCCGGGGTGATGACCCTCTTCAAGGACCCCGGCTTCAACTTCAACGGCCTCCTCGCGCTCGGCGGGTCCGGTCAGGGCTCCGCCGAGGTGGGCGAGGTGCTCACCGCCGTGAACACGATCAACAAGGCCGGCCTCTCCTCGCAGTCGTACGTCGAGACCTTCAAGAAGCTCGGCGACGAGCTGATGGACGCGCCCGAGGGCCCCCGGCCCGACGACCAGACCACGCGCTTCCGTGCGCTGAGGGCCGCCCAGTACTACGGCCAGGCGCTGTTCTTCGTGCTCGGCTCCGACAACCCCGGCAGCGAGGAGCAGCTGTACAAGTCCGGGCGCGGCGCCTGGGACGCGTTCTGCAAGCTGTGCGATCCGGCACCGGTGACGGCGAACGTCGCATACGGCAGGACCCCGATGCCGGTGTGGTTCTTCCGGCCGGAGGAGACCGACCAGCGCCGCCGCACCGTGATCCTCACGAACGGCAGCGACGGACAGAACGTCGACATGTGGACCTACGGTGTCCTGGCGGCCCTGGACCGTGGCTGGAACGCCCTTGTGTACGACGGGCCGGGCCAGGGGCAGCTGCTCTTCGTCGACCAGGTGATCTTCACGCCGCGCTGGGAGAACGTGGTCACCCCGCTCGTCGACTGGCTCTCCACCCGCCCGGACGTGGACACGGGCAAGATCGCCCTGACCGGGCTCAGTATGGCGGGGGACCTCGCCCCCCGGGCCGCGGCCTTCGAGAGCCGGATCGCCGCTCTGGTGGCGATGCCGGGCTGTCTGTCGCCCTGGCTGGGCTTCCCGGCGGAGATCCGGGAGATCCTCACCCCGAGCAAGCAGGAGACCAACAACATCTGGAACAAGGAGGTGGTCCCCGAGCTGCCTCCGGCCGATGCCGCGACGATGAAGAAGCGCTTCGAGCCGTTCTCCGTGCAGGCGATGCTCGACGCCCGCGACGGCAAGATGTTCACCGACTTCTACACCCCCGCCCGGCGCGTCGAGGCGCTGGACATCACCGGCGTCGTGGACCGCATCAAGATGCCGACGCTGGTCCTGGACTACGAGGACGAGCAGTTCTACCCGGGCCAGCCGCGGCAGATGTTCGACAAGCTGACCTCGCCCAAGGACTACGTGAAGCTCACCGCGGCCACCGGCGCGCAGCTGCACTGCTCACCGATGGCGCCGCAGCAGCACTGCGAGGTCGTCTTCGACTGGCTGGACGAGACCCTGTCGGCGGGCTGAGCCGGCGGGCTGAGGTCAGTGGGCTGAGGTCAGTGGGCCGAGTCAGTGGGCCGAGTCAGTGGGCCGACCGGCGCTGCGCCGCGCGCCGCCGCTGGCTCTTCCACAGCCATTTCTGGACGAACAGCGTCAGCGTCCCGGCCAGGATGATGCCGAGCAGATTGAGCAGCAGCTGCTCGCTGGAGCCCCACGCCTGCTGGTACTCGCTGTAGCTGAACGCCACCGCCGCGTTCGCCGCGGCCGGCACCGTCGTCACGGAGATCGCCACGCCGACCAGCGCGCCCGACTTGGCCGAGGTCAGCGACAGGGTGCCGGCGATGCCGGCGAGCACGGCGACGACGAAGGAGAACGCGTCGGGGCGGTAGATGAAGTTGGTGTTGGGCCGCTCCGCCGCCAGCATCGAGCCCTCGAAGAGGCCGATCCCGTTCATGAAGTAGCTGAACGCCACCGTCACCACCATCGCCACCGCGAAGCCCGCGATCAGCGCCACCAGGGAGCGCCACGCCAGCCGCGGCAGCCGCTGCACCACGGCCGTGCTGAAGCCGGCGAGCGGGCCGAACTCGGGGCCGACGGCCATCGCGCCCACGATGAGGATGGCGTTGTCCAGCACCACACCGCATGCGGCGATCATCGTCGCCAGCGTCAGGAACGCCAGATACGTGACGGAGAGCGTCGACTCCTCGTGGGTCGCGTCCGTCAGGTGCTCCCACAGCACCGCGTCCGCGCCCTCGCCCGGGGCGTCCTCCGCCGCCTTGTCGGCGCGGTGGGACAGCGAGAGGTCGATGCTGTCGACGGCGATCGAGCCGTCCCGGTCGAGCCCGAGGTCCCGAAGACGGCCGATCAGCTCGTCGCCGGCCTCGCGGGCCACGTCGCAGAGCACCAGATCGCCCGACGGGTTGCGGGCGGCGCCCGTCATGACGGCGAGATGGGTGGCGCCGACCGTCTTCTCGACGGTCCTGACGACCTCGTCCGTGCGGTCGGGCGGGACGATCAGGCGCAGGTGCAGCACGCGGCGCTCCTCAGAGTTTGCGAAGGGACAGGCGCTGGACCTTGTGGTCGGGGCCCTTGCGCACGACCAGCGTGGCACGGCCCCTGGTGGGTGCGACGTTCTCCAGCAGATTGACCCCGTTGATCGTGCGCCACATGGTGCGCGCGTACTCCAGCGCCTCCTCCTCCGACACCTGGGTGTACTTGCGGAAGTACGAGGACGGGTCCTGGAAGGCGGTCGCGCGCAGCTTGCGGAAGCGGTTGAGGTACCAGCGCTCGATGTCCTCGGACCGCGCGTCGACGTACACGGAGAAGTCGAAGTAGTCGGCGAGCCCGACGCGGGTGCGGCCGTCCTTGCCGGGGAGGGCGGGCTGGAGGACGTTGAGGCCCTCGACGATCAGGATGTCGGGGCGGCGGACGGTGAGCCGCTCGCCGGGCACGATGTCGTAGATGAGGTGCGAGTAGACCGGCGCCGTGACCTCGTCCTTGCCGGCCTTGATGTCGGCGACGAAGCGGGTCAGCGCGCGGCGGTCGTAGGACTCGGGGAAGCCCTTCCGCGACATCAGGCCCCGGTCCTGGAGCTCCTTCATCGGGTGGAGGAAGCCGTCGGTGGTGACGAGCTCCACCCGGGGGTGCTCGGGCCAGCGGGCGAGCAGCGCCTGCAGGAGGCGGGCGACGGTGGACTTGCCGACGGCGACGGAGCCCGCGACGCCTATGACGAAGGGCGTGCCGCGCTGGGTGCCGTGGCCGTTGCCGGCCTCGCCGAGGAAGGTGTTGAGCGCGCCCCGGAGGTTGGCGGTGGCGCCGACGTACAGATTGAGCAGCCGGGAGAGCGGCAGATAGATGTCCCGCACCTCGTCGAGGTCGATGACGTCGCCGAGGCCCCGCAACTGCTCGACCTCGGCGGCGGTGAGGGGCAGCGGGGTCCTGTCGCGGAGCGCGCTCCACTCCTCACGGGTGAGGTCGACGTAGGGGGACGTCTCTGTCCTCTCGGTCCTGCGGCTTCGTGGCGGCGAAGTGATCACATGCTCATTGTCGGTGCTGCCGGCGTGTCGTGGGAGGTGGGGTCGGTCACGCACGCCCGGTGGCTCCGGTCCGGGCCGTCGCGCACGGTACGCCGTAGGCTGCGGCCATGTGCGGAATCGTGGGTTATGTGGGAGCGCAGTCCGCGCTCGATGTCGTCATCACCGGGCTCAAGCGGCTCGAATACCGGGGCTACGACTCGGCAGGTGTGGCCGTACTCGCCGACGGAGGGCTCGCCGCCGCCAAGAAGGCCGGCAAGCTGCTCAATCTGGAGAAGGAGCTCGTCGACCGGCCGCTGCCGAGCGGCTCGACGGGCATCGGGCACACCCGGTGGGCCACCCACGGAGCGCCCAACGACGCCAACGCGCATCCTCATCTGGACAACGCGGGGCGGGTCGCCGTCGTCCACAACGGCATCATCGAGAACTTCGCCGAGCTGCGGGCCGAGCTCGCCGAGCGCGGACACAGCCTCGACTCCGACACGGACACCGAAGTGGTCGCCCATCTGCTGGCCGAGGCCCACTCCTCGTGCGGCGAACTCGCGGAGGCGATGCGGCTGGTGTGCCGGCGCCTCGAAGGCGCGTTCACCCTGGTCGCGGTGCACGCGGACGAGCCGGACGTGGTCGTCGGCGCCCGCCGCAACTCGCCGCTCGTGGTGGGCGTCGGGGACGGGGAGGCGTTCCTGGCCTCGGACGTCGCCGCGTTCATCGCGTACACGCGGTCGGCGATCGAGCTCGGCCAGGACCAGGTCGTCGAACTGCGGCGTGAGAGCGTCACGGTGACCGACTTCGACGGCGCGCCGGCCGAGGTGCGGTCGTACCACGTGGACTGGGATGCCTCCGCCGCCGAGAAGGGCGGCTACGACTACTTCATGCTCAAGGAGATCGCCGAGCAGCCGAAGGCGGTCGGGGACACCCTCCTCGGGCGGATCGACGCGAGCGGATCACTGACCCTGGACGAGCTGCGGATCCCGCACGGGGTGCTCAGGGAGGCGCAGAAGGTCGTGATCGTGGCGTGCGGTACGGCGTTCCACGCCGGGCTCATCGCCAAGTACGCCATCGAGCACTGGACGCGTATCCCCTGCGAGGTGGAGCTGGCCAGCGAGTTCCGCTACCGGGACCCGATCCTGGACCAGCGCACGCTCGTGATCGCGATCTCCCAGTCCGGCGAGACCATGGACACGCTGATGGCGCTGCGGCACGCGCGCGAACAGGGCGCGAAGGTGCTGGCCATCTGCAACACCAACGGCTCGACGATCCCGCGCGAGTCCGACGCGGTGCTCTACACACACGCGGGGCCCGAGGTCGCCGTCGCGTCGACCAAGGCGTTCCTGACCCAGCTGGTCGCCTGCTACCTGGTCGCCCTCTACCTGGGCCAGGTCCGGGGCACCAAGTGGGGCGACGAGATCCGGGCCGTCATCCGCGACCTGTCGCAGATCGCGGGGGAAGTGGACCGGGTCCTGGAGACCATGGAGCCGGTCCGGGAACTGGCCCGCTCGCTGTCCCGCAAGAACACGGTGCTGTTCCTGGGCCGGCACGTCGGCTACCCGGTCGCCCTGGAGGGCGCGCTGAAGCTGAAGGAACTGGCGTACATGCACGCCGAGGGCTTCGCGGCGGGCGAGCTCAAGCACGGCCCGATCGCCCTCATCGAGAACGATCTGCCGGTGGTGATCGTCGTTCCGTCGCCGCGCAGCCGGTCCGTTCTGCACGACAAGATCGTGTCGAACATCCAGGAGATCCGCGCCCGGGGCGCCCGGACCATCGTGATCGCGGAGGAGGGCGACGAGGCGGTCGAGCCGTACGCGGACCACCTCATCCGCATCCCGGCGACGCCGGCGCTGCTGCAACCGCTGGTCGCGACGGTCCCGTTGCAGGTGTTCGCGTGCGAGCTGGCGACGGCGCGGGGCAACGAGGTGGACCAGCCGCGGAACCTGGCGAAGTCGGTCACCGTCGAATGATCATCGGGGTGGGGATCGACGTGGCCGAGATCGACCGGTTCGACGACGCGCTGCGCCGGACGCCGGGCCTCGCGAAGCGTCTCTTCGTCGAGAGCGAACTGCTCCTGCCGAGCGGCGAGCGGCGGGGCGTCGCCTCCCTCGCGGTCCGCTTCGCCGCGAAGGAGGCGGTCGCCAAGGCCCTCGGCGCGCCGTCCGGGCTCCACTGGACGGACTGCGAGGTCTACGTGGAGGACTCGGGCCGGCCGCGGCTGCGCGTGAGCGGGACGGTGGCGGCGGCGGCGGAGGCGC from Streptomyces sp. FIT100 includes these protein-coding regions:
- the glmS gene encoding glutamine--fructose-6-phosphate transaminase (isomerizing); the protein is MCGIVGYVGAQSALDVVITGLKRLEYRGYDSAGVAVLADGGLAAAKKAGKLLNLEKELVDRPLPSGSTGIGHTRWATHGAPNDANAHPHLDNAGRVAVVHNGIIENFAELRAELAERGHSLDSDTDTEVVAHLLAEAHSSCGELAEAMRLVCRRLEGAFTLVAVHADEPDVVVGARRNSPLVVGVGDGEAFLASDVAAFIAYTRSAIELGQDQVVELRRESVTVTDFDGAPAEVRSYHVDWDASAAEKGGYDYFMLKEIAEQPKAVGDTLLGRIDASGSLTLDELRIPHGVLREAQKVVIVACGTAFHAGLIAKYAIEHWTRIPCEVELASEFRYRDPILDQRTLVIAISQSGETMDTLMALRHAREQGAKVLAICNTNGSTIPRESDAVLYTHAGPEVAVASTKAFLTQLVACYLVALYLGQVRGTKWGDEIRAVIRDLSQIAGEVDRVLETMEPVRELARSLSRKNTVLFLGRHVGYPVALEGALKLKELAYMHAEGFAAGELKHGPIALIENDLPVVIVVPSPRSRSVLHDKIVSNIQEIRARGARTIVIAEEGDEAVEPYADHLIRIPATPALLQPLVATVPLQVFACELATARGNEVDQPRNLAKSVTVE
- a CDS encoding holo-ACP synthase encodes the protein MIIGVGIDVAEIDRFDDALRRTPGLAKRLFVESELLLPSGERRGVASLAVRFAAKEAVAKALGAPSGLHWTDCEVYVEDSGRPRLRVSGTVAAAAEARGVRSWHVSLSHDAGVASAVVIAEG
- a CDS encoding DUF389 domain-containing protein; protein product: MLHLRLIVPPDRTDEVVRTVEKTVGATHLAVMTGAARNPSGDLVLCDVAREAGDELIGRLRDLGLDRDGSIAVDSIDLSLSHRADKAAEDAPGEGADAVLWEHLTDATHEESTLSVTYLAFLTLATMIAACGVVLDNAILIVGAMAVGPEFGPLAGFSTAVVQRLPRLAWRSLVALIAGFAVAMVVTVAFSYFMNGIGLFEGSMLAAERPNTNFIYRPDAFSFVVAVLAGIAGTLSLTSAKSGALVGVAISVTTVPAAANAAVAFSYSEYQQAWGSSEQLLLNLLGIILAGTLTLFVQKWLWKSQRRRAAQRRSAH
- the coaA gene encoding type I pantothenate kinase is translated as MITSPPRSRRTERTETSPYVDLTREEWSALRDRTPLPLTAAEVEQLRGLGDVIDLDEVRDIYLPLSRLLNLYVGATANLRGALNTFLGEAGNGHGTQRGTPFVIGVAGSVAVGKSTVARLLQALLARWPEHPRVELVTTDGFLHPMKELQDRGLMSRKGFPESYDRRALTRFVADIKAGKDEVTAPVYSHLIYDIVPGERLTVRRPDILIVEGLNVLQPALPGKDGRTRVGLADYFDFSVYVDARSEDIERWYLNRFRKLRATAFQDPSSYFRKYTQVSEEEALEYARTMWRTINGVNLLENVAPTRGRATLVVRKGPDHKVQRLSLRKL
- a CDS encoding S9 family peptidase, giving the protein MTDVFGDRASGPTRRSALAGLVGGAGAVLAAGCTPSGVSPANAPTPAGTASPSAPAGGPTPGVMTLFKDPGFNFNGLLALGGSGQGSAEVGEVLTAVNTINKAGLSSQSYVETFKKLGDELMDAPEGPRPDDQTTRFRALRAAQYYGQALFFVLGSDNPGSEEQLYKSGRGAWDAFCKLCDPAPVTANVAYGRTPMPVWFFRPEETDQRRRTVILTNGSDGQNVDMWTYGVLAALDRGWNALVYDGPGQGQLLFVDQVIFTPRWENVVTPLVDWLSTRPDVDTGKIALTGLSMAGDLAPRAAAFESRIAALVAMPGCLSPWLGFPAEIREILTPSKQETNNIWNKEVVPELPPADAATMKKRFEPFSVQAMLDARDGKMFTDFYTPARRVEALDITGVVDRIKMPTLVLDYEDEQFYPGQPRQMFDKLTSPKDYVKLTAATGAQLHCSPMAPQQHCEVVFDWLDETLSAG
- the glmM gene encoding phosphoglucosamine mutase; the encoded protein is MGRLFGTDGVRGVANADLTAELALGLSVAAAHVLAEAGTFEGHRPTAVVGRDPRASGEFLESAVVAGLASAGVDVLRVGVLPTPAVAYLTGALGADLGVMLSASHNAMPDNGIKFFARGGHKLADELEDRIEAVYEEHRTGAPWDRPTGAGVGRVHDYDEGFDKYVAHLIAVLPNRLDGLKVVLDEAHGAAARVSPEAFARAGAEVVTIGAEPDGLNINDNCGSTHLDLLKAAVVDHQADFGIAHDGDADRCLAVDAAGNEVDGDQILAVLALAMREAGTLRGDTVVATVMSNLGFKLAMEREGVALVQTAVGDRYVLESMKEHGFALGGEQSGHVIVLDHATTGDGTLTGLMLAARVVATGRSLADLASVMDRLPQVLINVPDVDRARVSTSAELATAVADAEQELGATGRVLLRPSGTEPLVRVMVEAADIEQARSVAGRLADAVKSALG